A DNA window from Brachionichthys hirsutus isolate HB-005 chromosome 10, CSIRO-AGI_Bhir_v1, whole genome shotgun sequence contains the following coding sequences:
- the LOC137899950 gene encoding dicarboxylate carrier UCP2-like: MVGMKPRDIAPSPAVKFFGAGTAACIADLVTFPLDTAKVRLQIQGEAQKAEGTNAKKYRGVFGTISTMVRTEGPRSLYNGLVAGLQRQMSFASIRIGLYDSMKQFYTRGTESAGIVTRLMAGCTTGAMAVAFAQPTDVVKVRFQAHARSADGGRRYNGTLHAYKTIARDEGVRGLWKGCMPNITRNAIVNCSELVTYDVIKELILKYDLMTDNLPCHLTAGFGAGFCTTVVASPVDVVKTRFMNSGCGQYNSAVQCAFSMLRHEGPTAFYKGFLPSFLRLGSWNIVMFVTYEQIKRAMIRTPQWESPF, encoded by the exons ATGGTCGGCATGAAACCCAGAGACATCGCGCCCTCTCCAGCAGTGAAGTTTTTTGGCGCAGGCACGGCCGCCTGCATAGCGGACCTCGTCACCTTTCCACTGGACACAGCCAAAGTCAGATTGCAG ATTCAGGGTGAGGCCCAGAAAGCTGAAGGCACCAATGCCAAGAAGTATCGAGGCGTGTTCGGCACCATCAGCACCATGGTGCGCACAGAGGGGCCCAGGAGTCTTTACAACGGCCTGGTGGCGGGACTGCAGAGACAGATGAGCTTCGCCTCCATTCGCATTGGTCTTTATGATTCCATGAAACAGTTCTACACTCGCGGCACCGAGA GTGCTGGGATTGTCACCAGGCTCATGGCCGGCTGCACAACAGGAGCCATGGCTGTGGCTTTTGCACAACCCACGGATGTGGTGAAGGTGCGCTTTCAAGCCCACGCGCGAAGCGCTGACGGCGGGAGGAGATACAACGGCACCCTGCACGCCTACAAGACGATTGCTCGAGATGAGGGAGTACGAGGTCTTTGGAAAG GTTGCATGCCCAATATCACCCGCAATGCGATTGTTAATTGTTCAGAGCTGGTGAcctatgatgtcatcaaagaaCTCATCTTGAAGTATGACCTCATGACAG atAACCTGCCGTGCCACCTCACGGCCGGCTTCGGCGCAGGCTTCTGCACGACGGTAGTGGCCTCCCCAGTGGATGTAGTCAAAACCCGGTTCATGAATTCAGGGTGTGGACAGTACAACAGTGCCGTCCAGTGTGCTTTCTCCATGCTGAGGCACGAAGGACCCACGGCCTTCTATAAGGG GTTCTTACCTTCTTTCCTGCGGCTGGGGTCCTGGAATATTGTCATGTTTGTTACATATGAACAAATTAAAAGAGCTATGATCAGGACACCACAGTGGGAGTCTCCGTTTTGA
- the ppme1 gene encoding protein phosphatase methylesterase 1 → MEKQLHLGLLASRPPLPGGFQSGSKMKMGPGRKRDFSPLPWSHYFETLEDVEVENENGKDIFRIYCSGSHGPVLLLLHGGGHSALSWAVLTAVIYSRINCRVVAMDLRAHGDTKVKNPDDLSSDTMAKDIGKVVEALYAENPPPIMIIGHSMGGAIAVHTAAANHIPSLLGLCVIDVVEGTAMDALNSMQNFLRSRPKTFKSLENAIEWSVKSGQIRNIESARVSMGGQVKKCEESASNPCMSNSIGEDIIEEEEEEETEAEAESNKKRMKEDYQEIKKESIFTWRVELSKTEKYWEGWFQGLSALFLTCRVPKLLLLAGVDRLDKDLTIGQMQGKFQMQVLPQCGHAVHEDAPEKVADAIATFMVRHKFTEFKEGYMC, encoded by the exons ATGGAGAAACAGTTGCATTTAGGTCTGCTCGCTTCCAGACCTCCTTTGCCCGGTGGATTTCAGTCCGGCTCCAAAATGAAAATGGG ACCTGGACGGAAGAGAGATTTTTCCCCCCTTCCTTGGAGCCACTACTTTGAAACCCTGGAAGATGTTGAGGTGGAGAATGAAAACGGGAAGGAT ATTTTCCGAATTTACTGCAGCGGTTCCCACGGTCCTGTGCTGCTACTGCTCCATGGAGGAGGTCACTCTGCGCTCTCCTGGGCAGTGCTCACT GCTGTCATATATAGCAGGATCAACTGCAGGGTGGTGGCTATGGACCTTCGTGCTCACG GCGACACCAAAGTGAAAAATCCTGATGATCTCTCTTCGGACACAATGGCCAA GGACATTGGTAAAGTGGTGGAGGCGCTTTATGCAGAGAACCCGCCCCCGATCATGATTATTGGACATAGCATGGGTGGGGCCATCGCAGTTCACACAGCCGCTGCCAATCATATTCCATCTCTGCTTGGGCTCTGTGTCATTGACGTTGTAGAAG GTACAGCAATGGATGCTTTGAACAGTATGCAGAATTTCCTCAGAAGTCGACCTAAGACATTTAAATCCCTCGAGAATGCCATTGAGTGGAG cgtGAAGAGTGGCCAGATACGTAACATTGAATCAGCACGAGTATCGATGGGAGGCCAGGTGAAGAA ATGTGAGGAATCCGCAAGCAATCCATGTATGTCTAACAGCATTGGTGAAGATATaatagaagaggaggaagaagaagaaacggaaGCAGAAGCGGAATCTAACAAGAAAAGGATGAAGGAAGATTACCAAGAG ATTAAAAAGGAAAGCATCTTTACTTGGCGAGTGGAGCTgtcaaagacagaaaaatactGGGAGGGATGGTTCCAAGGCTTATCTGCCCTTTTTCTTACCTGCCGTGTACCTAAACTGCTTCTGCTCGCAG GTGTGGACAGGCTTGACAAAGACCTTACTATTGGACAGATGCAAG GAAAGTTTCAGATGCAAGTCCTCCCTCAGTGTGGTCATGCTGTTCACGAGGATGCCCCTGAAAAG GTAGCGGATGCTATAGCGACATTTATGGTCCGGCACAAATTCACTGAGTTTAAGGAAGGATATATGTG CTAA
- the nectin3b gene encoding nectin-3-like protein: MSPSPLKSCPGQRGRAAFFHLLCGITGVWGSQVLVPQRVNAVLGKNVTLGCRVQVGANLTLTQSSWERRLPSGSVTVAVYNPLFGISIPPEFINRLYFRSPTSHDATIVLENVGFSDVGIYTCKVATFPLGNTQATTTVTVLVEPKVFVSAGSTALIDGGNDTVVATCIAERARPPAEVFWESNLFGQSEVQLFDDVNGTTSTQVRYLWQPTRHIQGHTLACVVRHPALQTDFRIPYQLDVQFAPDVSVAGYDGDWYVGQDNVQMTCRANANPPAHHFRWVRLDGEMPEAVEIINSTLLFLRPLQRNDSGVYRCEAANGVSLRSRDVRILIQDPPTMPSTITAPVLTGSASSTLVDETGPVLLGFPTLEALPESNLGAVVGGAVGGALFLLLLLSLVGVCYLQKRQAFHGSYYTKQCLGPSDLQKAPAQHELQPTEAGGSSQHQDHDREEWGDRPRKHSNYSEEEYPANGYTRAMRESAHLSQQQGPEYRSPQQTRCARHPRSPPPRGNGSASMSEDCYDSGPDGDYVAHTDGSVISRREWYV; encoded by the exons ATGTCCCCGTCGCCTCTGAAGAGTTGCCCCGGGCAGCGCGGCAGGGCCGCCTTCTTTCACCTGCTCTGCGGTATTACGG GTGTGTGGGGCAGTCAGGTGCTGGTGCCCCAGAGGGTGAACGCTGTGCTGGGGAAGAATGTGACGCTGGGGTGCAGGGTGCAGGTGGGGGCAAACCTCACCCTCACCCAGAGCTCCTGGGAGCGCCGCCTGCCCTCAGGCTCCGTCACGGTGGCTGTTTACAACCCGCTTTTTGGAATCTCCATCCCACCGGAGTTTATCAATCGGCTGTATTTTCGCTCGCCCACCTCCCACGATGCCACCATCGTACTGGAAAACGTGGGCTTCTCTGATGTCGGGATCTATACCTGTAAGGTCGCCACCTTCCCCCTGGGAAACACTCAAGCCACGACTACCGTCACTGTACTCG TGGAGCCAAAGGTCTTCGTGTCCGCGGGTTCGACCGCCCTGATCGACGGCGGAAACGATACCGTGGTCGCCACCTGCATTGCTGAGCGGGCCCGGCCCCCGGCCGAGGTGTTCTGGGAGTCCAACCTGTTCGGCCAATCGGAAGTGCAGCTGTTTGACGACGTCAACGGCACCACCAGCACGCAGGTGCGCTACCTGTGGCAGCCGACTCGTCACATCCAGGGCCACACGCTGGCCTGTGTGGTTCGCCACCCGGCGCTGCAGACTGACTTCAGGATCCCGTACCAGCTGGATGTGCAGT TTGCCCCTGATGTCTCCGTTGCCGGCTATGACGGCGACTGGTATGTGGGGCAGGATAATGTCCAAATGACCTGCAGAGCCAATGCAAACCCGCCGGCCCATCACTTCCGATGGGTCAG ACTGGATGGGGAAATGCCGGAAGCGGTGGAAATAATCAACAGCACTTTGCTCTTCCTTCGTCCCCTCCAGCGGAACGATTCCGGGGTTTACAGGTGCGAGGCGGCCAACGGCGTTAGCCTCCGCAGTCGAGACGTGCGTATTCTCATACAAG ATCCTCCCACCATGCCTTCCACCATAACTGCTCCTGTCCTtactggctccgcctcctccacgcTAGTGGACGAAACGGGCCCTGTCCTCCTCGGCTTTCCCACGCTTGAAGCTCTACCTGAAAGTAATCTCGGCGCCGTGGTGGGCGGGGCTGTAGGCGGGGCCttgttcctgctgctgctcctgtctCTGGTTGGGGTGTGTTACCTCCAAAAGCGGCAGGCGTTCCACGGTAGCTATTACACCAAGCAGTGCCTGGGCCCCAGTGACCTTCAGAAGGCCCCCGCACAGCACGAACTCCAGCCTACCGAGGCTGGCGGCAGCTCCCAGCATCAGGACCACGACCGGGAGGAATGGGGCGACCGTCCTCGCAAACATTCCAACTACAGCGAAGAGGAGTACCCCGCTAACGGGTACACCAGGGCGATGAGGGAGAGCGCTCACCTCAGCCAGCAACAGGGTCCAGAGTACCGTAGCCCCCAACAGACCAGATGTGCCAGGCACCCCCGTTCCCCTCCGCCGCGGGGAAACGGCTCCGCCTCCATGTCAGAAGACTGCTACGACAGCGGGCCGGACGGGGACTACGTCGCTCACACAGACGGGTCGGTCATCTCGCGCAGGGAGTGGTACGTTTGA